A stretch of the Crocinitomicaceae bacterium genome encodes the following:
- a CDS encoding M23 family metallopeptidase, with translation MSILKWTEKIGQIIERMREKHKLTYMDDTTYHEKWSFSVSSMTILSVIIFYTLLVIVTVMILFRYTSLSTIVSTQSADETRLMLEQQNKTIDSLYQMTNNNDIFLRDIKHILTDEPFDDSLYLQKQDTTYVNYKPDFSRSAEDSLFREQMENQKSVPTGNPGGFAVDFFFAPVNGQISQSFNAAKDHFGVDVVTVADEPVKACLDGTVVVATWVPGEGNILIVQHNNDFISVYKHCSVLLKTQGDRILTGDPLGIVGNTGENTSGPHLHFELWHKGVALNPQEYISF, from the coding sequence TTGTCCATCTTGAAATGGACTGAGAAAATAGGACAAATCATTGAGCGCATGCGTGAAAAGCATAAGCTCACTTATATGGATGATACCACTTACCATGAGAAGTGGAGTTTCTCCGTGTCGTCTATGACCATTCTTTCAGTCATTATATTTTACACTTTGCTGGTGATTGTTACTGTGATGATTTTATTCAGGTATACTTCACTCAGCACCATTGTTAGCACGCAATCTGCTGATGAAACAAGACTGATGCTGGAACAGCAGAATAAAACCATTGATTCATTATACCAAATGACCAATAACAATGATATTTTTCTACGAGACATTAAACATATACTCACTGATGAACCATTTGATGACAGTCTTTATCTTCAAAAGCAAGACACTACGTACGTAAATTATAAACCTGATTTTTCAAGATCAGCTGAAGACAGTTTGTTCAGAGAGCAAATGGAAAACCAAAAATCAGTTCCAACGGGAAATCCGGGAGGGTTTGCGGTAGATTTTTTCTTTGCACCGGTGAATGGTCAGATTTCACAATCATTCAACGCGGCTAAAGATCACTTTGGTGTTGATGTAGTTACTGTGGCTGATGAGCCGGTAAAAGCCTGTCTTGATGGAACTGTAGTAGTTGCCACTTGGGTTCCGGGTGAGGGCAACATTCTGATTGTGCAGCACAACAATGATTTCATATCGGTTTACAAACACTGTTCAGTATTATTAAAAACACAAGGAGATCGCATATTAACAGGTGATCCACTTGGAATAGTGGGCAACACAGGTGAAAACACTTCAGGGCCTCATCTGCATTTTGAACTCTGGCACAAAGGGGTTGCGTTAAATCCACAAGAATATATTTCTTTCTGA
- a CDS encoding choice-of-anchor L domain-containing protein — protein MLLLVQVQVYGQLTTSTSMTPTQLVENVLVGSGVAVSNVMYNGHPEAIGSFTGTGTNLGLSNGILLTTGTVLNSGGFLEVMVRTALMTVEVPALIMENPVILRSLHLPEPQHIMLPFLNLILCHKVTV, from the coding sequence ATGCTGCTGCTTGTTCAAGTTCAGGTATACGGACAATTAACTACCTCAACTTCCATGACACCGACACAACTGGTAGAAAACGTACTTGTGGGCAGTGGGGTAGCAGTGTCAAACGTAATGTATAACGGACACCCTGAAGCAATTGGCTCTTTTACCGGTACAGGCACTAATCTTGGATTAAGTAACGGAATACTATTAACCACAGGTACAGTTTTAAATTCAGGTGGATTTTTGGAGGTAATGGTCCGCACGGCCCTAATGACAGTGGAAGTGCCGGCATTGATAATGGAGAACCCGGTTATACTCCGCTCACTACACTTGCCGGAGCCTCAACATATAATGCTGCCATTCTTGAATTTGATTTTGTGCCACAAAGTGACAGTGTGA